A stretch of Deinococcus radiopugnans ATCC 19172 DNA encodes these proteins:
- a CDS encoding acyl-CoA dehydrogenase family protein: protein MSVSPPPPEPQTGLSRPPAFQSPFWGGFECSTQRRPSGRRIDVIDATAHDRFAQQDYDRLAASGLRTARDGLRWHLIERLPGEYDFASALNQVQAAHAAGVQVVWDLLHYGFPDFVDPFSPDFPATFARYAAAAAQFLRGHTDGTLWLCPVNEISFTAWGGGDVGYLNPFAQGRGLTLKAQLVRAAIAGMDAAREVDPGVRFLHAEPLINVQPHPERPDEAAEAALGHESQFEALDMLLGRLRPELGGAERYVDVVGVNYYPYNQWWHHPEPPLRQAVPHGHAAHRPLRDLLAEVHARYGRPLVIAETGAEGEDRAAWFEQVVREVGAAQAVGVPVEGLCLYPVVNHPGWDDDRHCHNGLWDYPDALGGRAIYPPLAGALARAQAQQPDAGAGGAAAQPPDPAPLGAVLARFARAAPIIDAEAARDLDGSFPAAALTALREAGLLSAVLPTQHGGLGLTGTRLLALMRRVGRASLPVGRIYEGHVNALLLILTHGTRPQQARAAADALHGELFGVWSSEEAPGLQLEPDDTGEGWTLVGGKTFAFGAHFVTRPLLPADLPHGGGRVLALLPHAAPPERLDTDFWQPLGVRSTGSARADLTGLRVAAADLIAQPDDFSRQPDVGGGELRFLAVQLGGADAVLAAGRDVLRRLSRTDDAQRLRFGAVAARLEAAWQTVLRGQALLERATPDDLPRALAYVALARELTEAACGAVCEAAERAVGAGGLLAPTPAERLLRDLRMSLRQPAPDAACLQLGRFILEAPDLPDEAYSPWGDEGL, encoded by the coding sequence GTGAGTGTTTCTCCACCGCCGCCCGAACCCCAGACCGGCCTGTCCCGGCCGCCGGCCTTTCAATCTCCGTTCTGGGGCGGTTTCGAGTGCAGCACCCAGCGCAGGCCGTCGGGGCGGCGGATCGACGTGATTGACGCCACCGCGCACGACCGCTTTGCCCAGCAGGACTATGACCGTCTGGCCGCGTCCGGCCTGCGGACGGCCCGTGACGGGCTGCGCTGGCACCTGATCGAGCGGCTGCCCGGCGAGTACGATTTCGCCTCGGCGTTGAATCAGGTTCAGGCCGCCCACGCGGCAGGGGTGCAGGTCGTCTGGGACCTGCTGCACTACGGCTTTCCGGATTTCGTGGACCCCTTCTCCCCCGACTTTCCCGCCACCTTCGCGCGTTACGCGGCGGCGGCGGCGCAGTTCCTGCGCGGGCATACCGACGGAACGCTGTGGCTGTGCCCGGTCAACGAGATCTCCTTCACGGCCTGGGGCGGCGGTGACGTGGGGTACCTCAACCCCTTCGCGCAGGGCCGGGGGCTGACCCTCAAGGCACAACTGGTCCGCGCCGCCATCGCCGGGATGGACGCGGCGCGCGAGGTAGACCCCGGCGTCCGCTTTCTGCACGCCGAGCCGCTGATCAATGTGCAGCCGCATCCGGAGCGTCCCGACGAGGCGGCGGAGGCAGCTCTGGGACACGAGTCGCAGTTCGAGGCGCTGGACATGCTGCTGGGCCGCCTGCGTCCCGAACTCGGCGGGGCCGAGCGCTACGTGGACGTGGTGGGCGTGAACTATTACCCCTACAACCAGTGGTGGCACCATCCGGAGCCGCCGCTGCGGCAGGCGGTCCCCCACGGGCACGCGGCCCACCGTCCGCTGCGAGACCTGCTGGCCGAGGTCCACGCCCGCTACGGCCGTCCGCTGGTTATTGCCGAGACCGGCGCGGAGGGGGAGGACCGCGCCGCGTGGTTCGAACAAGTGGTGCGCGAGGTGGGGGCCGCGCAGGCCGTGGGCGTGCCGGTCGAGGGGCTCTGCCTGTACCCGGTGGTCAACCATCCCGGCTGGGACGACGACCGCCACTGTCACAACGGGCTGTGGGATTACCCCGACGCGCTGGGCGGGCGCGCCATCTACCCGCCGCTGGCCGGAGCACTGGCCCGCGCCCAGGCGCAGCAGCCGGACGCCGGAGCGGGCGGGGCTGCGGCTCAGCCTCCCGACCCCGCTCCACTAGGCGCGGTGCTGGCCCGCTTCGCGCGCGCCGCGCCCATCATCGACGCCGAGGCCGCCCGTGATCTGGATGGAAGCTTTCCCGCCGCCGCCTTGACAGCCCTGCGCGAGGCCGGACTGCTGAGCGCCGTGCTGCCCACGCAGCATGGGGGGTTGGGCCTGACCGGCACGCGGCTGCTGGCGCTGATGCGCCGGGTGGGCCGCGCCAGCCTGCCGGTGGGCCGCATTTACGAGGGCCACGTCAATGCCCTGCTGCTGATCCTGACCCACGGCACCAGACCGCAACAGGCCCGCGCCGCCGCCGACGCCCTGCACGGCGAGCTGTTCGGCGTCTGGAGCAGCGAGGAAGCGCCGGGACTGCAGCTGGAGCCGGACGACACGGGTGAGGGCTGGACCCTGGTGGGCGGCAAGACCTTCGCCTTCGGCGCGCATTTCGTGACCCGGCCGCTGCTGCCCGCCGACCTGCCCCACGGCGGAGGCCGCGTGCTGGCGCTGCTGCCGCACGCCGCGCCGCCGGAGCGCCTTGACACGGATTTCTGGCAGCCGCTGGGCGTGCGCTCCACGGGCAGCGCCCGCGCCGATCTGACGGGCCTGCGCGTGGCGGCGGCGGACCTGATCGCGCAACCGGACGACTTCTCCCGCCAGCCGGATGTCGGGGGCGGCGAGCTGCGCTTTCTGGCAGTGCAGCTGGGCGGCGCAGACGCCGTGCTGGCCGCCGGGCGCGACGTGCTGCGCCGCCTTTCTCGCACAGACGACGCGCAGCGCCTGCGTTTTGGCGCGGTGGCCGCGCGGCTGGAGGCTGCCTGGCAAACCGTGCTGCGCGGGCAGGCGCTGCTGGAACGGGCCACCCCCGATGATCTTCCGCGCGCCCTGGCGTACGTGGCCCTGGCCCGTGAGCTCACTGAGGCTGCCTGCGGGGCCGTCTGCGAGGCGGCGGAGCGGGCGGTGGGGGCGGGCGGCCTGCTGGCCCCCACCCCCGCCGAACGCCTGCTGCGCGACCTGCGGATGTCCCTGCGTCAGCCGGCCCCCGACGCCGCCTGCCTGCAGCTGGGCCGCTTCATTCTGGAGGCCCCGGACCTGCCGGACGAGGCCTACAGCCCCTGGGGAGACGAGGGCCTGTGA
- a CDS encoding gamma-glutamyl-gamma-aminobutyrate hydrolase family protein, giving the protein MPARPLIGLTTSHLADTAPRTHHGLSRRYSEAVEAVGGLPTLLPNLPQRAADYAERVDAVLLTGGVDVHPRHFGQHPRRGLGEIDEARDAFETALYRAARALGKPVLGICRGVQMINVLEGGTLHQHLPDVPGAWADHAQRVHADTLGHEVTFTPGSRLAGTHGERALVNSSHHQAIDGVAPTLTVTAVAPDGLVEAVEGDGVIGVQWHPEVLFHAHPHALGTFTAFMQLLR; this is encoded by the coding sequence ATGCCCGCACGCCCCCTGATCGGCCTGACCACCTCTCACCTCGCAGACACCGCGCCCCGCACCCACCATGGTCTGTCGCGGCGCTATTCCGAGGCGGTCGAGGCCGTCGGCGGCTTGCCCACGCTGCTGCCCAACCTGCCCCAACGGGCCGCCGACTATGCCGAGCGGGTGGACGCGGTGCTGTTGACCGGGGGCGTGGACGTGCATCCGCGTCACTTTGGACAGCATCCCCGGCGCGGTCTGGGCGAGATCGACGAGGCCCGCGACGCCTTCGAGACGGCGCTGTACCGCGCGGCCCGCGCGCTGGGCAAACCCGTGCTGGGCATCTGCCGGGGCGTCCAGATGATCAATGTGTTGGAGGGCGGCACGCTGCACCAGCATCTGCCGGACGTGCCGGGGGCCTGGGCCGATCACGCCCAGCGCGTCCACGCCGACACCCTGGGCCACGAGGTCACGTTCACGCCGGGCAGCCGCCTGGCCGGAACCCACGGCGAGCGGGCGCTGGTCAATTCATCTCACCATCAGGCCATCGACGGGGTGGCCCCGACCCTGACGGTCACCGCCGTGGCCCCTGATGGCCTCGTGGAAGCGGTGGAGGGCGACGGCGTCATCGGCGTGCAGTGGCATCCCGAAGTGCTGTTCCACGCCCACCCGCACGCGCTGGGCACGTTCACGGCGTTCATGCAACTGCTCCGTTAA
- a CDS encoding histidine phosphatase family protein, with protein MSELILIRHGQATPFEADTDRLSPLGEQQARAVGLALSAEGFTPTHVVHGPLVRQRRTAQLAAGAAHFADADAPAPWPEAVEDARLAEYDGDGLIRTLAPLLVTQDTGFAASMEQFQERRNAPDRNRAFQPMLEHLAGAWQEGSVTHPGVEGWSAFRSRVQAALAELTRLPSGSFVLAFTSGGVIGLMVALALDAPDAAALRLNWRVRNGSLTRFTFSAGLPGSGRLSLDSFNEVAHLPPELRSWR; from the coding sequence ATGAGTGAGCTGATCTTGATCCGCCACGGTCAGGCGACGCCGTTCGAGGCGGACACGGATCGCCTCTCGCCGCTGGGGGAGCAGCAGGCACGGGCGGTGGGGCTGGCGCTGAGCGCCGAAGGGTTCACGCCCACCCACGTCGTTCACGGTCCCCTGGTTCGGCAACGCCGCACCGCGCAACTCGCGGCCGGAGCGGCCCACTTTGCCGATGCCGACGCGCCTGCGCCCTGGCCGGAGGCGGTGGAGGACGCCCGGCTGGCCGAGTACGACGGCGACGGCTTGATCCGCACGCTGGCTCCGCTGCTGGTCACCCAGGACACGGGGTTTGCCGCGTCGATGGAGCAGTTTCAGGAGCGCCGGAACGCGCCGGATCGCAACCGTGCCTTTCAACCCATGCTGGAGCACCTGGCCGGGGCGTGGCAAGAGGGCAGCGTGACCCATCCAGGTGTCGAGGGCTGGTCAGCCTTTCGCTCACGGGTGCAGGCGGCCCTGGCCGAGCTGACGCGCCTGCCTTCGGGCTCATTCGTCCTGGCCTTTACCAGCGGCGGCGTCATCGGACTGATGGTGGCGCTGGCCCTCGACGCGCCTGACGCGGCGGCCCTGCGGCTCAACTGGCGCGTCCGCAACGGCAGCCTGACCCGCTTCACCTTCAGCGCCGGTCTCCCGGGGAGCGGGCGCCTCAGCCTGGATTCGTTCAACGAGGTGGCGCACCTGCCACCAGAACTCCGAAGCTGGCGGTAA
- a CDS encoding phosphotransferase family protein has protein sequence MTRPDTAAVRPGEELPLDTLREVLRGKVEGDLERLEVTQFPGGFSNLTYLLRLGEREYVLRRAPLGPVAKGAHDMAREFHLLEKIHPVLDVAPEPLLLVEDPDLLGSPFYLMERRRGLVVRTQMPAEYRDLPDAPRQMSEAVADTLAQLHAVDIDAAGLRAIGKPEGFNARQVGGWAGRWRRARELLADSGDLPPPAELRDELVIAWLEAHTPEESAHTLVHNDLKLDNLMLDPADPSRVVALLDWEMTTVGDPLVDLGLTLTYWTMPEQPGRGANEIGASFPGFLSREGFIARYAQSSARHVTSDSVTWYEVLGHFKLAVIVLQIFARYRLGQTQDPRFAPLAGQAEWLIREAWRRISADSTGDEGAVSPADE, from the coding sequence TTGACCCGCCCGGACACGGCGGCGGTTCGGCCCGGCGAGGAACTGCCGCTGGACACGCTGCGCGAGGTGCTGCGCGGCAAGGTGGAGGGTGATCTGGAGAGATTGGAGGTCACACAGTTTCCTGGGGGCTTTTCCAACCTGACCTACCTGCTGCGGCTGGGCGAGCGCGAGTACGTGCTGCGCCGCGCGCCGCTGGGGCCGGTGGCGAAGGGCGCGCACGACATGGCCCGCGAGTTTCACCTGCTGGAGAAGATTCATCCGGTGCTGGACGTGGCCCCGGAGCCGCTGCTGCTGGTGGAAGACCCCGATCTGCTGGGCTCACCCTTTTACCTGATGGAGCGGCGGCGCGGGCTGGTGGTGCGAACCCAGATGCCCGCCGAATACCGCGATCTGCCCGACGCGCCCCGGCAGATGTCGGAGGCGGTGGCCGACACGCTGGCGCAGCTGCACGCGGTCGACATCGACGCGGCGGGCCTGCGGGCCATCGGCAAGCCGGAAGGCTTCAACGCCCGGCAGGTGGGCGGCTGGGCCGGGCGCTGGCGGCGGGCGCGCGAGCTGCTGGCGGACTCGGGCGATCTGCCCCCGCCCGCCGAGTTGCGTGACGAGCTGGTGATTGCCTGGCTCGAAGCCCATACCCCCGAAGAATCGGCGCACACCCTGGTTCACAACGATCTGAAGCTGGACAATCTGATGCTCGACCCCGCCGATCCCTCGCGCGTGGTGGCGTTGCTGGACTGGGAAATGACCACCGTGGGCGATCCGCTGGTGGATCTGGGCCTGACGCTGACGTACTGGACGATGCCCGAGCAGCCGGGGCGCGGCGCCAACGAAATCGGGGCCAGTTTCCCCGGCTTCCTGAGCCGCGAGGGGTTCATTGCCCGCTACGCCCAATCTTCTGCTCGTCATGTGACGAGCGACTCGGTGACGTGGTATGAGGTGCTGGGTCACTTCAAGCTGGCGGTGATCGTCCTGCAAATTTTCGCCCGTTACCGACTGGGCCAGACGCAGGATCCGCGCTTCGCCCCGCTGGCCGGACAGGCCGAGTGGCTGATCCGCGAGGCGTGGCGCAGAATCTCGGCGGACTCCACCGGGGATGAGGGAGCGGTCTCTCCAGCAGATGAGTGA
- a CDS encoding SDR family NAD(P)-dependent oxidoreductase produces MEFKNKTIVITGSASGIGLALATRFVQEGATVIASDRNAEVGAQKAQEIGARFVAADVGQEADIKALIDDVLGNEGQIDLFCSNAGIAVGEGPETPDKTWDLIHRVNVMSHVWAARHLVPHMLERGEGYLLNTASAAGLLTELHSAPYAVTKHAALAFAEWLAITYGDRGIRVACLCPEGVWTPMIQNAPILQQTAVTTDVLVEETLKVLRTDGFLITTHDTTLKSFQNKAANYGEWISKMRHLRKKAMALLEGSAASKGNEAPRTEGHP; encoded by the coding sequence ATGGAATTCAAAAACAAAACCATCGTCATCACCGGCTCCGCCTCGGGCATCGGGCTGGCCCTCGCCACCCGCTTCGTGCAGGAGGGGGCCACCGTGATCGCTTCTGACCGCAACGCGGAGGTGGGCGCGCAGAAGGCGCAGGAGATCGGGGCGCGCTTCGTGGCCGCCGACGTGGGCCAGGAGGCCGACATCAAAGCGCTGATCGACGACGTGCTGGGGAATGAGGGCCAGATTGATCTGTTCTGCTCGAATGCCGGCATCGCCGTGGGCGAGGGGCCGGAGACGCCCGACAAGACCTGGGACCTGATCCACCGCGTCAACGTGATGAGCCACGTCTGGGCCGCGCGGCATCTGGTGCCGCACATGCTGGAACGCGGCGAGGGCTACCTGCTGAACACCGCGTCGGCGGCGGGCCTGCTGACCGAATTGCACTCCGCACCCTACGCCGTGACCAAGCACGCGGCGCTGGCCTTTGCCGAGTGGCTGGCGATCACCTATGGCGACCGGGGCATCCGGGTGGCCTGCCTGTGCCCCGAAGGCGTCTGGACGCCCATGATCCAGAACGCACCAATCCTGCAGCAAACCGCCGTGACCACCGACGTGCTGGTGGAAGAAACCCTGAAGGTGCTGCGGACCGACGGCTTCCTGATCACCACCCACGACACCACCCTCAAGTCCTTCCAGAACAAGGCGGCCAATTACGGCGAGTGGATCAGCAAGATGCGCCACCTGCGCAAGAAGGCGATGGCGCTGCTGGAGGGCAGTGCGGCCTCCAAAGGCAACGAGGCCCCGCGCACCGAGGGTCATCCTTGA
- a CDS encoding type II toxin-antitoxin system VapC family toxin, translated as MPRHDALVNLSLDTSALIAIQAGEPRAPWVAEQLDAAHSLLVCAPVIAELRPSLPDAENWVTSFGIDIDWEFSRAMWQRIGDLHAEYALRRQKAGAGLPRRLVTDFLIGAHAEVRGYPLLTLNPADYAMFTDLTLVQP; from the coding sequence TTGCCGCGACATGACGCCCTGGTTAACCTCAGCCTGGACACCAGCGCGCTGATCGCCATCCAGGCCGGGGAACCACGCGCGCCATGGGTGGCCGAACAGCTCGACGCGGCCCATTCACTGTTGGTCTGCGCCCCCGTGATCGCCGAATTGCGCCCCTCGCTGCCCGACGCCGAGAACTGGGTGACCTCCTTTGGCATCGACATCGACTGGGAGTTCAGCCGCGCCATGTGGCAGAGAATCGGCGATCTTCACGCCGAGTACGCTCTGCGTCGTCAGAAAGCTGGAGCGGGCCTGCCACGCCGCCTCGTCACCGATTTCCTGATCGGCGCACATGCGGAGGTGCGGGGATACCCTCTGCTCACCCTCAATCCTGCCGACTATGCGATGTTCACGGATCTGACCCTCGTTCAACCCTGA